A window of the Janthinobacterium agaricidamnosum NBRC 102515 = DSM 9628 genome harbors these coding sequences:
- a CDS encoding Hpt domain-containing protein translates to MTIIDVQQSAVTPVPSRSGQFDSGPLSWVMAEIRESLLRSKTALFEAGGREREERSTALQHARTHLHQAHGALVMVDIDGAALITLAAEQALDRFKDGTLEYHVGHAQIVAELYQALTEYLEDLLADAGAAAPQPLRLFPYYRALLTMLGAERIHPADLFFPPAPAHIEIPAPEQAAQADYPAYRQRFEKALLPFLKSTEADAQMAHAGALRDAIKLVADAQHEAPARHFWFAMQAFAELVAAGQLGSGLHASVYVKQLFGLINLQMRRLTQGTASQPDGMLRDALFFIAGASQPTPAAALLRDGYRLDGVLPDDYEVKRYGQIDQETLARAQRGLERAKAGWKRLAAAEIDAELDTAFEQSLAQVASAAEQLKVPALAALMRQVGIVAAKAVGAGRSPQLDAEIGTALLFAEHGLERLRRLPDDFAGNAETIAARLTALLAGQVPPAPPSGDLSRQIEQGQAVAALAEEMKTALREAEKTLDDYYIDPSRRAELKRVDPLMQQVQSALATLEQDHAWRAAQHINQAVRQLEQGAIEPAPQARALDEIAQNISALGFFVDMLGRNAAAAKGRFHFDESAGAFRAMPFEKIAAATPVPMLDHALPPAVLAEPAAIAALELDGGDELIDIFIIEARDVLAFIDSTLALPREQAGSLESLAMLRRSFHTLKGSSRMIGLAQFADAAGAIERVMNVWLAEGRPADDELFVLLDHATRKLAQWVAELAAGGSARTAAGLINAAETLLAGAAAPEPQPEPEAAAQPARPAHSGNVIGFPPATAPNEVRDDHLKHVGELQISLPLYNIYLAESDELLRLLTQDFGEWRHEPQRSVSDAALKAVHTLAGSSGTVGFAALRALAQALEAAIEAAVPPLNDAQHDVLEQATGRIRRMLQCFALGELAAPQPELIAALAGLHQPAQAPDLSARLEDLFASADDSIVGEAGPVEVKTEVEAVASPEAAVEAPAGIDDDAADALDALFAAAYADIVANPPASATAPVRHAAQAPAPDTSAVDDVFDSVFGLAPALEHAAPESASELAAEPAPEELHLEDSAGVLAVSAGLHDELDAELLSVFLEEGTDLMPKIGEALRTWQKNPHDVSQAQMLLRLLHTVKGSARMAGAMRLGQHAHEIETHIENMLHAGTATPQAFDELLAHYDHAQVLFEQLQQPLLDLADPEAEAPPEIKAALVRVRADILDQLVNQAGEVSISRSRMENEVGLLRSSMGEFSDNLARLRRQLREVEMQAESQIASRMAIASEREFDPLEFDRFTRLQELTRMMAESVNDVASFHENLTRSIDSSNDELVLQARLTRDLQRDLMQIRMVPFSSIAERLFRVARHSAKEVDKRVNLDIRGGAVELDRSVLERMAAPFEHLLRNAIAHGVETRAERGAAGKSETGEMLVQVSQQGNQVVIEFSDDGAGLDLERIRGKARQAGLIGAEAEPDDAQTIELIFTPGFSTADSLSELAGRGMGMDIVRSEVLALGGRVEIVSEPGQGARFTIHLPLTLAVTQVVLLSCAGRSYAVPSVLVEQVLHMKAGELAGAYAAGAVDAHEGPVALHYLANLLGESRALPQNQRHSPVLLLKNGHDRLALHVDEVQGNREVVIKNIGPQLARMPGIAGATVLGSGDIVLILNPVALVQHLAHHPELLQEYAAAAGDKDEPGQPRSSVMVVDDSLTVRRVMQRLLEREGYRVLLARDGIDALEQLQETVPALLLVDIEMPRMDGFDLTRNVRGDVRTRDVPIIMVTSRSADKHRNYALELGVNAYFGKPFQEDELLSEVGELIGGDLTQATP, encoded by the coding sequence ATGACCATAATCGATGTCCAGCAGTCCGCAGTGACGCCCGTCCCCAGCCGCTCCGGGCAATTCGACAGCGGCCCGCTGTCGTGGGTGATGGCGGAAATCCGCGAATCGCTGTTGCGTTCGAAGACCGCGCTGTTCGAGGCCGGCGGGCGCGAACGCGAGGAGCGGAGCACCGCCTTGCAGCATGCGCGCACCCATCTGCACCAGGCCCATGGCGCGCTGGTGATGGTCGATATCGACGGCGCCGCCTTGATCACGCTGGCCGCCGAGCAGGCGCTGGACCGTTTCAAGGATGGCACGCTGGAATACCACGTCGGCCATGCGCAAATCGTCGCCGAACTGTACCAGGCGCTGACCGAATACCTGGAAGATTTGCTGGCCGATGCAGGCGCGGCGGCGCCGCAGCCGCTGCGTTTGTTCCCTTACTACCGGGCGCTATTGACCATGCTGGGCGCCGAACGGATTCATCCGGCCGACCTGTTTTTCCCGCCCGCCCCGGCGCACATCGAGATTCCGGCGCCGGAACAGGCGGCGCAAGCGGATTATCCGGCGTATCGCCAGCGCTTTGAAAAAGCTTTGCTGCCGTTCCTGAAAAGTACCGAAGCCGATGCGCAAATGGCGCATGCCGGCGCGCTGCGCGACGCCATCAAACTGGTGGCCGATGCCCAGCACGAGGCGCCGGCGCGCCATTTCTGGTTCGCCATGCAGGCGTTCGCGGAACTGGTCGCCGCCGGCCAGCTCGGCAGTGGCTTGCATGCCAGCGTGTACGTCAAGCAGTTGTTCGGCTTGATCAACCTGCAGATGCGGCGCTTGACGCAAGGCACGGCCAGCCAGCCGGACGGCATGCTGCGCGATGCGCTGTTTTTCATCGCCGGGGCCAGCCAGCCGACCCCGGCCGCCGCGCTGCTGCGCGACGGGTATCGGCTCGATGGGGTGCTGCCGGACGATTATGAAGTCAAACGCTATGGCCAAATCGACCAGGAAACGCTGGCGCGCGCGCAGCGCGGACTGGAGCGGGCCAAGGCTGGCTGGAAACGGCTGGCCGCGGCCGAAATCGATGCCGAATTGGATACTGCGTTTGAACAGTCGCTGGCGCAGGTGGCCAGCGCGGCCGAACAATTGAAGGTGCCGGCGCTGGCGGCGCTGATGCGCCAGGTCGGCATCGTCGCGGCCAAGGCCGTCGGCGCCGGCCGCAGCCCGCAGCTGGACGCGGAAATCGGCACCGCGCTGCTGTTTGCCGAACATGGGCTGGAACGGCTGCGCCGCTTGCCGGACGACTTTGCCGGCAACGCCGAAACCATCGCCGCGCGCCTGACGGCGCTGCTGGCCGGCCAGGTGCCGCCGGCGCCGCCGTCCGGCGATTTGTCGCGCCAGATCGAGCAGGGCCAGGCCGTCGCCGCGCTGGCCGAAGAGATGAAGACCGCGTTGCGCGAGGCGGAAAAAACGCTGGACGACTATTATATCGATCCATCCAGACGCGCTGAATTGAAACGGGTCGATCCGCTGATGCAGCAAGTGCAGTCCGCGCTGGCGACGCTGGAACAGGATCACGCGTGGCGCGCCGCGCAGCATATCAACCAGGCGGTGCGGCAACTGGAACAGGGCGCGATCGAGCCGGCGCCGCAGGCGCGCGCGCTGGACGAGATTGCGCAAAACATCAGCGCGCTGGGATTTTTTGTCGATATGCTGGGCCGTAACGCGGCGGCGGCCAAAGGGCGTTTCCATTTCGACGAAAGCGCCGGCGCCTTCCGCGCCATGCCGTTCGAGAAAATCGCCGCCGCCACGCCGGTGCCGATGCTGGACCATGCCTTGCCGCCGGCCGTCCTTGCCGAACCGGCGGCAATCGCGGCACTGGAACTTGATGGCGGTGACGAGCTGATCGATATTTTCATCATCGAGGCGCGCGACGTGCTGGCCTTTATCGACAGCACCCTGGCGCTGCCGCGCGAGCAGGCCGGCAGCCTGGAAAGCCTGGCCATGCTGCGCCGTTCCTTCCATACGCTCAAGGGCAGCAGCCGCATGATAGGCCTGGCGCAGTTCGCCGACGCGGCCGGCGCGATCGAACGCGTGATGAATGTGTGGCTGGCGGAAGGACGCCCGGCGGATGACGAACTGTTTGTGCTGCTGGACCACGCCACGCGCAAGCTGGCCCAGTGGGTGGCCGAACTGGCCGCCGGCGGTTCGGCGCGCACGGCGGCCGGATTGATCAATGCGGCTGAAACACTGCTGGCGGGCGCAGCGGCGCCCGAGCCGCAGCCTGAGCCGGAAGCCGCGGCGCAACCGGCACGCCCCGCGCACAGCGGCAATGTGATCGGTTTCCCGCCGGCGACCGCGCCGAACGAGGTGCGCGACGACCATCTGAAACATGTCGGCGAGCTGCAAATCAGCCTGCCGTTGTATAACATTTACCTGGCCGAAAGCGACGAATTGTTGCGCCTGCTGACCCAGGATTTCGGCGAGTGGCGCCATGAACCGCAGCGCAGCGTCAGCGACGCCGCATTGAAGGCGGTGCATACGCTGGCCGGTTCGTCCGGCACGGTCGGTTTTGCCGCGCTGCGCGCATTGGCGCAGGCGCTGGAAGCGGCCATCGAGGCGGCCGTGCCGCCATTGAACGATGCGCAGCATGACGTACTGGAACAAGCCACCGGCCGCATCAGGCGGATGTTGCAGTGTTTCGCGCTCGGCGAGCTGGCCGCGCCGCAGCCGGAATTGATTGCCGCGCTGGCCGGCTTGCACCAGCCGGCGCAGGCGCCGGATTTGTCGGCGCGGCTGGAAGACTTGTTCGCGTCGGCTGATGACAGCATCGTCGGCGAGGCTGGGCCGGTTGAGGTCAAGACCGAGGTTGAAGCCGTGGCGTCGCCCGAAGCCGCCGTCGAAGCGCCGGCTGGCATCGACGACGATGCGGCTGATGCGCTGGATGCCTTGTTTGCCGCCGCCTACGCCGACATCGTCGCCAATCCGCCGGCATCGGCGACGGCGCCAGTCAGGCATGCCGCTCAAGCCCCGGCACCGGACACCAGCGCTGTCGACGACGTGTTCGATTCGGTCTTCGGTCTGGCGCCGGCGCTGGAACATGCGGCTCCAGAATCGGCTTCAGAACTGGCTGCAGAGCCGGCGCCTGAGGAATTGCACCTGGAAGACAGCGCCGGCGTGCTGGCGGTCAGCGCCGGTTTGCACGATGAACTCGATGCGGAGTTGCTGTCGGTATTTCTCGAAGAGGGAACCGACCTGATGCCGAAAATCGGCGAAGCGCTGCGCACCTGGCAAAAAAATCCCCACGATGTCAGCCAGGCGCAAATGCTGCTGCGCCTGCTGCATACGGTCAAGGGCAGCGCCCGCATGGCCGGTGCGATGCGGCTCGGCCAGCACGCGCATGAAATCGAGACCCACATCGAAAACATGCTGCACGCCGGTACCGCGACGCCGCAGGCTTTCGATGAATTGCTGGCGCATTACGATCATGCGCAAGTCTTGTTCGAACAACTGCAACAGCCCTTGCTCGACCTGGCTGACCCCGAGGCTGAAGCGCCGCCCGAGATCAAGGCGGCGCTGGTGCGGGTGCGCGCCGATATCCTCGACCAGTTGGTGAACCAGGCTGGCGAAGTGTCGATTTCGCGCTCGCGGATGGAAAACGAGGTCGGCTTGCTGCGTTCGTCGATGGGCGAATTTTCCGACAACCTGGCGCGCTTGCGGCGCCAGTTGCGCGAAGTCGAGATGCAGGCCGAATCGCAGATCGCGTCGCGCATGGCGATCGCCAGCGAACGCGAATTCGATCCGCTGGAATTCGACCGTTTTACCCGCTTGCAGGAATTGACGCGGATGATGGCGGAAAGCGTCAACGACGTCGCCTCCTTCCACGAAAACCTGACGCGCAGTATCGACAGCAGCAATGACGAGCTGGTATTGCAGGCACGCTTGACGCGCGATTTGCAGCGCGACTTGATGCAAATCCGCATGGTGCCGTTTTCCAGCATCGCCGAGCGCTTGTTCCGGGTGGCGCGCCACAGCGCCAAGGAAGTCGACAAGCGGGTCAACCTGGATATCCGCGGCGGCGCGGTGGAACTGGACCGCAGCGTGCTGGAACGGATGGCCGCGCCGTTCGAGCACTTGCTGCGCAACGCCATCGCGCACGGCGTCGAAACCCGTGCCGAACGGGGCGCCGCAGGCAAGAGCGAAACCGGCGAAATGCTGGTGCAGGTCAGTCAGCAAGGCAATCAAGTGGTGATCGAATTTTCCGACGACGGCGCCGGTCTCGACCTGGAACGCATCCGTGGCAAGGCGCGCCAGGCCGGCCTGATCGGGGCAGAGGCCGAGCCCGATGACGCGCAGACCATCGAACTGATTTTCACGCCGGGTTTTTCGACCGCCGACAGCTTGAGCGAACTGGCCGGGCGCGGCATGGGCATGGATATCGTCCGTTCCGAAGTGCTGGCGCTGGGCGGCCGGGTCGAGATCGTCTCCGAGCCGGGCCAGGGCGCGCGTTTTACGATTCATTTGCCGTTGACGCTGGCTGTCACCCAGGTGGTGCTGCTGTCGTGCGCCGGCCGCAGCTATGCCGTGCCGTCGGTGCTGGTCGAGCAAGTGCTGCACATGAAGGCGGGCGAATTGGCCGGCGCCTATGCGGCTGGCGCGGTGGATGCGCATGAAGGGCCGGTGGCGCTGCATTACCTGGCCAATTTGCTGGGCGAATCGCGCGCGCTGCCGCAAAACCAGCGTCACAGTCCGGTGCTGTTGCTGAAAAACGGCCATGACCGGCTGGCGCTGCATGTCGATGAAGTGCAGGGCAACCGCGAAGTCGTGATCAAGAACATCGGCCCGCAGCTGGCGCGCATGCCCGGCATCGCCGGCGCTACCGTGCTCGGCAGCGGCGATATCGTGCTGATCCTGAACCCGGTGGCGCTGGTGCAGCACCTGGCCCACCATCCGGAACTGTTGCAGGAATATGCCGCCGCGGCCGGCGACAAGGATGAGCCGGGCCAGCCGCGCAGCAGCGTGATGGTGGTCGACGATTCGCTGACGGTGCGCCGCGTGATGCAGCGTTTACTGGAGCGCGAAGGATACCGCGTGCTGCTGGCGCGCGACGGCATCGATGCGCTGGAGCAATTGCAGGAAACCGTGCCTGCGCTGCTGCTGGTCGATATCGAAATGCCGCGCATGGACGGTTTCGACCTGACCCGCAACGTGCGCGGCGATGTCCGCACGCGCGACGTGCCGATCATCATGGTGACCTCGCGCAGCGCCGACAAGCACCGCAACTACGCGCTGGAGCTGGGCGTGAACGCGTATTTCGGCAAGCCGTTCCAGGAAGACGAATTGCTGAGCGAGGTCGGGGAGTTGATCGGCGGCGACTTGACCCAGGCTACGCCTTGA
- a CDS encoding chemotaxis protein CheW, with translation MTRDSAALEPSGPAARRGRLRQYQLQLLQRVQAAKSGAPASRKELGVLAGGRRYLLDLTQIGEIVQSAPISAVPLAQDWYLGLAAIRGKLTGVADLARYQGAAACAMSPDSRIITFAPRLGLNCALLVGAVLGLRQPGGDGGDQWQRLDLAALAREERFLQVGFEARKPGAQAMHTSIRETV, from the coding sequence ATGACCCGCGACAGCGCCGCCCTGGAACCATCCGGCCCCGCGGCGCGGCGCGGCCGCTTGCGCCAGTACCAGCTGCAATTGCTGCAGCGGGTGCAGGCGGCCAAGAGCGGCGCGCCGGCCAGCCGCAAGGAACTGGGCGTGCTGGCCGGAGGCCGCCGTTATCTGCTGGACCTGACCCAGATCGGCGAAATCGTGCAATCGGCGCCGATCAGCGCGGTGCCGCTGGCGCAGGACTGGTATCTGGGCCTGGCGGCGATCCGCGGCAAGCTGACCGGCGTGGCCGACCTGGCCCGCTACCAGGGCGCGGCCGCCTGCGCGATGAGCCCGGACAGCCGGATTATTACCTTCGCCCCCCGCTTGGGCTTGAATTGCGCGTTGCTGGTCGGCGCGGTGCTCGGCTTGCGCCAGCCCGGCGGCGATGGCGGTGACCAGTGGCAGCGGCTGGACCTGGCCGCGCTGGCGCGCGAAGAACGTTTTTTACAGGTCGGTTTTGAAGCGCGCAAGCCGGGCGCGCAGGCGATGCATACGAGTATTCGGGAGACGGTGTAA
- a CDS encoding methyl-accepting chemotaxis protein, with protein sequence MAADAEILSTPILQPPSAAPSRAPSDTGLDGDVPLRLRDALGSMHRRAANPAPAKDLKMPLIGHLPLQKQLSILSSVLALSLAASLLFVGLNTRSSAILSAQTQLASDALMHSQRVGKAAPNAVQGNLDAFRQLEESRNELNQDLNLMARGGNYQGRAIGETRTSLLAAVADARKKWTSSDRAAHTILRMKNELAGFDKTLQQLNALSPALLAQTEDIAALRAQRGGNVRDMAVLGRLMMLTQRMSRSASEFLGSGGISSETAFMLGRDTTYFRSAIDGFLNGSVSLQLTPVRDPETRAKLDALKTSFDAYQKLVSSILDRLDRFTAAKSAEQLIFNENEEVRQRLALLQQTYRNDQESLGWEFWLMVVSVLLTLVAAAGIGRVLLQDSVNRTRGADRRRREAEAQRLESQRKEEEAQATNDMNQAAILRLMNELQKVADGDLTVHATVSEDITGAIADSVNYTVEELRGLVGRVTATAEQVNRASTQAQSISSNLLSASQQQSREIQDASATVMKMAHAITDVSKSASESADVARQSVAAARQGSTAVENAIKGMHEIRDQIQETSKRIKRLGESSQEIGEITELISDITEQTNVLALNAAIQAASAGEAGRGFSVVAEEVQRLAERSAGAAKQIGALVRTIQTDTHDAVAAMEKSTHGVVEGARLSDAAGAALSDISQVSNRLAELIQGMSYATGMQATSANGVALNIQHILSVTEQTQDGTKQTAQSIHKLSVLAQELKNSVSRFRVVA encoded by the coding sequence ATGGCGGCAGACGCGGAGATATTATCGACACCCATATTGCAGCCGCCATCGGCGGCGCCATCCCGCGCGCCGTCCGACACTGGGCTCGACGGCGACGTGCCGCTGCGGCTGCGCGATGCGCTCGGCAGCATGCACCGGCGCGCCGCCAATCCGGCCCCGGCCAAGGATTTGAAGATGCCGCTGATCGGCCATCTGCCGCTGCAAAAGCAGCTCAGCATCCTGTCCAGCGTGCTGGCGCTGAGCCTGGCCGCCAGCCTGCTGTTCGTCGGCCTGAATACCCGCAGCAGCGCGATCCTATCGGCCCAGACCCAGCTTGCCAGCGATGCGCTGATGCATTCGCAGCGGGTCGGCAAGGCGGCGCCGAACGCGGTGCAGGGCAACCTGGACGCGTTCCGCCAGCTGGAAGAAAGCCGCAATGAGCTGAACCAGGACTTGAACCTGATGGCGCGCGGCGGCAATTACCAGGGCCGCGCGATTGGCGAAACCCGCACCAGCCTGCTGGCGGCGGTGGCCGATGCGCGCAAAAAATGGACCAGCAGCGACCGCGCCGCGCACACCATCCTGCGCATGAAAAACGAGCTGGCCGGCTTCGACAAGACCTTGCAGCAATTGAATGCGCTGTCGCCGGCCTTGCTGGCGCAGACCGAGGATATCGCCGCGCTGCGCGCGCAGCGCGGCGGCAATGTGCGCGACATGGCGGTGTTGGGCCGGCTGATGATGCTGACCCAGCGCATGAGCCGCAGCGCCAGCGAATTCCTCGGTTCCGGCGGCATCAGTTCCGAAACCGCCTTCATGCTGGGCCGCGACACGACCTATTTTCGCAGCGCCATCGACGGCTTTTTGAACGGCAGCGTGTCGCTGCAATTGACGCCGGTGCGCGATCCGGAAACCCGGGCCAAGCTCGATGCGCTGAAAACCAGCTTCGACGCCTACCAGAAGCTGGTTTCGTCGATACTCGACCGGCTGGACCGGTTCACCGCCGCGAAAAGCGCCGAACAACTGATCTTCAACGAAAACGAGGAAGTGCGCCAGCGCCTGGCGCTGCTGCAGCAGACTTACCGCAACGACCAGGAATCGCTGGGCTGGGAATTCTGGCTGATGGTGGTGTCGGTGCTGCTGACGCTGGTGGCCGCGGCCGGCATCGGCCGGGTGCTGTTGCAGGATTCGGTCAACCGCACCCGCGGCGCCGACCGCCGCCGCCGCGAAGCCGAGGCGCAGCGCCTCGAATCGCAGCGCAAGGAAGAGGAGGCGCAAGCGACCAACGACATGAACCAGGCCGCGATCTTGCGGCTGATGAACGAATTGCAGAAAGTGGCCGACGGCGACCTGACCGTGCACGCCACGGTATCCGAGGACATCACCGGCGCGATCGCCGATTCGGTCAATTACACGGTCGAGGAATTGCGCGGCCTGGTCGGGCGCGTGACGGCCACCGCCGAGCAGGTGAACCGCGCATCGACCCAGGCGCAAAGCATTTCCAGCAATTTGCTGAGCGCGTCGCAGCAGCAGTCGCGCGAAATCCAGGACGCCAGCGCCACCGTGATGAAGATGGCGCATGCGATCACCGACGTGTCGAAATCGGCAAGCGAATCGGCCGACGTGGCGCGCCAGTCGGTGGCGGCGGCGCGCCAGGGCTCGACGGCGGTGGAAAACGCGATCAAGGGCATGCATGAAATCCGCGACCAGATCCAGGAAACCTCGAAGCGCATCAAGCGCCTCGGCGAATCGTCGCAGGAGATCGGAGAAATCACCGAACTGATTTCCGACATCACCGAACAGACCAATGTGCTGGCGCTGAACGCCGCGATCCAGGCCGCGTCGGCCGGCGAGGCGGGACGCGGCTTCTCGGTGGTGGCGGAAGAGGTGCAGCGGCTGGCCGAACGCTCGGCCGGCGCCGCCAAGCAGATCGGTGCGCTGGTGCGCACCATCCAGACCGATACCCACGACGCGGTGGCGGCGATGGAAAAATCGACCCATGGCGTGGTCGAGGGCGCGCGCCTGTCGGATGCGGCCGGCGCCGCGCTGAGCGACATCAGCCAGGTGTCGAACCGGCTGGCCGAACTGATCCAGGGCATGTCCTACGCCACCGGCATGCAGGCGACGTCGGCCAACGGCGTGGCGCTCAATATCCAGCACATCCTGTCGGTCACCGAGCAAACCCAGGACGGCACCAAGCAAACCGCGCAATCGATCCATAAACTGTCGGTGCTGGCGCAGGAACTGAAGAATTCTGTATCGCGTTTCCGCGTCGTCGCCTGA
- a CDS encoding response regulator, with protein MSIHKVLIVDDSPTERFYLTDILQRAGYAVTTADSGEDALLRLKTDKPDLILMDVVMPGANGFQVTRAIARDPELLDVPVIICSSKSQETDRIWGLRQGARDYLVKPVVAADLLAKIAALG; from the coding sequence ATGTCCATACACAAAGTGCTGATCGTCGACGATTCGCCGACCGAACGTTTTTACCTGACCGATATCCTGCAGCGCGCCGGTTATGCGGTAACTACCGCCGACAGCGGCGAAGATGCGCTGCTACGCCTGAAGACCGACAAGCCCGACCTGATCCTGATGGACGTGGTGATGCCGGGCGCGAACGGCTTCCAGGTGACGCGCGCGATCGCCCGCGACCCGGAACTGCTGGACGTGCCGGTGATTATCTGTTCCAGCAAAAGCCAGGAAACCGACCGTATCTGGGGCTTGCGCCAGGGCGCCCGCGACTACCTGGTGAAACCGGTGGTGGCGGCCGACTTGCTGGCCAAGATCGCCGCGCTCGGCTAG
- a CDS encoding cryptochrome/photolyase family protein produces MTINKSLVWFRRDLRAFDHAALHHALRQSKAVYCVFIYDQAILDSLPKQDRRVEFIHACVAELAAELRQLGGDLIVRHADAQQAIPQLAQELGVDAVFSNHDYEPQAIVRDARVADALTAAARLWFSFKDQVIFEKHEVLTLADKTFTVYTPYKNAWLKRMRAEPACYAPLPVEPYADRLAPPLAQLPLPTLQELGFEESNLKQLAIPTGMSGGAGLFEQFLPRIANYGVARDFPALKGPSYLSVHLRFGTVSLRHLVRTVVDLIDRGAGGEGAPVWLAELIWRDFYAMILFNHPHVVGAAFKPAYDAIVWETGAAADAAFAAWCEGRTGYPLVDAAMLQLNQTGYMHNRLRMVTACFLIKDLGIDWRRGEAYFAQHLNDFDLSSNNGGWQWASSSGCDAQPYFRIFNPITQSEKFDPAGRFIRRYLPQLKALHDKEIHAPWLVPQMLLEQKNLRLGRDYPEPIVQHDMARKETLERYAVVKA; encoded by the coding sequence ATGACTATTAATAAATCCCTGGTCTGGTTTCGCCGCGATTTACGCGCGTTTGACCATGCCGCCCTGCACCATGCCTTACGCCAGAGCAAAGCTGTTTATTGCGTCTTCATTTACGACCAGGCCATCCTCGACAGCTTGCCGAAACAAGACCGCCGGGTCGAATTCATCCACGCCTGCGTGGCGGAACTGGCGGCCGAACTGCGCCAGCTGGGCGGCGACCTGATCGTGCGCCACGCCGACGCGCAACAGGCGATTCCGCAACTGGCGCAGGAACTGGGCGTCGACGCCGTGTTCAGCAACCACGACTACGAACCGCAAGCCATCGTCCGCGACGCCCGCGTGGCGGACGCCCTGACGGCGGCGGCGCGGCTGTGGTTCAGCTTCAAGGACCAGGTGATCTTTGAAAAACACGAAGTGCTGACGCTGGCCGACAAGACTTTCACCGTCTACACGCCGTACAAAAACGCGTGGCTGAAACGGATGCGGGCCGAACCGGCGTGCTACGCACCGCTGCCGGTCGAGCCGTATGCCGACCGCCTGGCGCCGCCGCTGGCGCAATTGCCGCTGCCGACGCTGCAAGAACTGGGCTTCGAGGAAAGCAACCTGAAGCAACTGGCGATCCCGACCGGCATGTCCGGCGGCGCCGGCTTATTCGAGCAATTCCTGCCGCGGATCGCCAATTACGGCGTGGCGCGCGATTTCCCGGCGCTCAAGGGGCCGTCGTATTTGTCGGTGCACCTGCGCTTCGGCACTGTCTCGCTGCGCCACCTGGTACGCACCGTGGTCGACCTGATCGATCGCGGCGCCGGCGGCGAAGGCGCGCCGGTATGGCTGGCGGAACTGATCTGGCGCGATTTTTACGCGATGATCCTGTTTAATCATCCGCATGTGGTCGGCGCCGCGTTCAAGCCGGCCTACGACGCCATCGTATGGGAAACCGGCGCCGCCGCCGATGCGGCGTTCGCCGCGTGGTGCGAGGGCCGCACCGGCTATCCGCTGGTGGACGCGGCGATGCTGCAACTGAACCAGACCGGCTATATGCACAACCGCCTGCGCATGGTCACCGCCTGCTTCCTGATCAAGGACCTGGGCATCGACTGGCGCCGCGGCGAAGCGTATTTCGCGCAGCATTTGAACGACTTCGACCTGTCGTCCAACAATGGCGGCTGGCAGTGGGCCTCGTCGTCCGGCTGCGACGCCCAGCCGTATTTCAGGATTTTCAACCCGATCACCCAGTCCGAGAAATTCGACCCGGCCGGGCGCTTCATCCGGCGCTACCTGCCGCAGCTGAAAGCGCTGCACGACAAGGAAATCCACGCGCCGTGGCTGGTGCCGCAGATGCTGCTGGAGCAAAAAAACCTGCGGCTCGGGCGCGACTACCCGGAACCGATCGTCCAGCATGACATGGCGCGCAAGGAAACGCTGGAGCGTTATGCGGTCGTCAAGGCGTAG
- a CDS encoding response regulator encodes MSNDQNSRPTIMVIDDSGTIRRAAATILEQAGYRVEQAEDGFEALARIGDCRPALVLCDILMPRLDGYRTCALIKKSRQFHATPVLMLSSKDGLFDRARGALAGCSASVAKPFSRDSLLSAVREHLPAGDAMFTHH; translated from the coding sequence ATGTCAAATGATCAAAACAGCCGGCCGACCATCATGGTGATCGACGATAGCGGCACCATCCGGCGCGCCGCCGCAACGATACTGGAGCAGGCCGGCTACCGGGTGGAGCAGGCCGAGGATGGCTTCGAGGCGCTGGCCAGGATCGGCGATTGCCGCCCTGCGCTGGTCTTGTGCGACATCCTGATGCCGCGCCTGGACGGTTACCGCACTTGCGCATTGATCAAGAAAAGCCGGCAATTCCATGCGACGCCGGTGTTGATGCTGTCGTCGAAGGACGGCTTGTTCGACCGCGCGCGCGGCGCGCTGGCCGGCTGCAGCGCGTCGGTGGCCAAGCCGTTTAGCCGGGACAGCCTGTTGTCGGCGGTGCGCGAGCACCTGCCGGCCGGCGACGCCATGTTTACCCATCATTGA
- a CDS encoding rubredoxin, with protein MCLICGWVYDEAAGLPDEDIAPGTRWADVPMNWTCPECGARKDDFEMVAI; from the coding sequence ATGTGTCTTATTTGCGGCTGGGTTTATGATGAAGCCGCCGGTTTGCCGGATGAAGACATCGCCCCCGGAACGCGTTGGGCCGACGTGCCGATGAACTGGACCTGCCCGGAATGCGGCGCCCGCAAGGATGATTTCGAGATGGTGGCCATCTAA